The Vanrija pseudolonga chromosome 1, complete sequence genomic sequence gaggaaggcggccgaggcggcggcggcggcgctgacaccGGCTGTCAACAGACAAGATTCTGCCTCCTGATACCGACAATGCTCGAGCGTACGCCACCTCGGCAAGGGCTCATGTGCGATGTGAGTGGCATTCGTCGCCGCGGTCACCACTGACACGCCAGCTGCAATGGAGGGCTTCAACGCCGTCATCTTTGCATACGGCCAGACGGCTTCGGGCAAGACGCATACCCTGACTGGCCAGCCCGACACGCCTGGCATCATCCCTCTAGCCATTTCCGACCTCTTTGGCCAGATCCGTTCGACACCCGATCGCGAATTCCTGCTACGTGCGTCTTACCTCGAACTTTATAACGAGGCTATCATCGACCTGCTGTCGCCAGAGGTCGGCAAGGAGCTTTCGCTTTCCGAAGGAAGGaagaagggcgaggtcgtcatCAACGGGCTCACGGAATGTGCTGTCCGAACGGAGGAAGAGATCCGTCGATTGCTTCGCATGGGCGAGGAGAGGCGCAAAGTTGGCGGCACCGACTGGAACCAGCGCTCGTCACGCAGTCACTGTGTGTTCCGCATCGTTATCGAGTCGCGTACCGTCGCCGACGGAACTCGTACGCCCGGCCGTGACAAGACGACTCGCATCAGTACCTTGTCCATCATTGGTAGGTCGCTGCTGCGACATGACCCGTGTGCTAACGGCAGACTTGGCGGGTTCCGAAAAGCACACTAGCTCGAAAGAGCGCAACGCAGAAGGCCGCCACATCAACCAGTCCCTCCTTACCCTCAAGCTGGTAATCTCCAAGCTTGCGGACATGGCGTCGAAACGTAACGTCATGCACGTTCCGTACCGCGACAGCAAGCTGTGAGTGAAGCTAGGGCCGACTAGAGCCTGTGAGGATCAAACCTAACCCGCCTCAGTACTCGTCTCCTGCAACCTTCCCTTTCGGGCGATGCCCTGATCTCCGTTATCTGCAccatctcgccgtcgcctgtCAACATGGCAGAGTCAATCTCGACGCTGTCGTTTGCACAGGGCTTGAAACGCGTGCTGCTTTCGGCTCAGCGCAAGGAGGttgtcgaccccgaggcgctCATCCAGCAGTACCAGAACGAGATTGCTGGTCTCAGGGCATTGCTGCAGGAGAAGGAGCAGCACCCGTCGTCCGCGCCAagcaagggcggcgagaagTCGAACGCTGAGATGGAGAACCGCCTCAACGAGCTGAAGAGCTTGATCCTCACCTCGACAACAatcggtgacggcgacgcaGAGGCTGGCCTCCGGCCATTGAGCCCGTCACGGCTCAAGTACCCTcagctcgactttgacaagACGTCAGTGGCACTTCGCGAGgagctgcacgccgccgagttGCGAGTGTCCGAGCAagaggaggagattgcccgtctcaaggccgagctcgaggtccgCCCCTTGAACCCTGACCAGAGGTGCATCGAGCTCCAAGACGAGGTCAACCAGCTGCGCATGATCGCCGCCGACTACGAGCGTCACCTGCGTGAGCCATCACGCaaggtgcgcgaggacgtGGATCGCGAGTGGGCGGGCAAGTACTCGAAGCTCGAGTCGCAGCTCGAGAGCAAGACGATCTGGGCCAACCGTCTCGACGAGAACGTGCGGCATGTGACCGCGCAAAAGcgcatcctcgacgcgcggtgcaaggacgccgaggccaagctgcTGGCCGTGTTCGAGTGGGTCAACGCGGCGTTATCAGAAaccgaccccgccgacgacgactacgacgacgacgatgacgactcggacgacttgccggcgctgggcggcgggccgaAGCGCAACCCTAGAATCTCGACGGACAACGACTTTGGCCCCAACGTCACTGCCGAGAAGCTCGCGACGCTGACGCTCAACGCATCGCGTatgcgccgcagcggcaTCAGCAACCGCGATCTTCAGTCCGAGTTCCAGGACTGGTTC encodes the following:
- the kif11 gene encoding Kinesin-related protein 11 produces the protein MPPASPPATSSRSGLLASPKVSSRPRSAITPRANLQLATPKPPLAAHKDNNVPDSPSVLSPVQGSSAKIKIKSATTPEARSRPLLVKPRGVGPPPRMRKLVPGAGGAYGAEEDDERAAWNNPGGLAYSHVLDQMEASSMLAPSEAVLVSVRVRPHNAAELRADTASAWVTPSYDQRMIKLAKGRDGNRDDREWIFDKILPPDTDNARAYATSARAHVRSAMEGFNAVIFAYGQTASGKTHTLTGQPDTPGIIPLAISDLFGQIRSTPDREFLLRASYLELYNEAIIDLLSPEVGKELSLSEGRKKGEVVINGLTECAVRTEEEIRRLLRMGEERRKVGGTDWNQRSSRSHCVFRIVIESRTVADGTRTPGRDKTTRISTLSIIDLAGSEKHTSSKERNAEGRHINQSLLTLKLVISKLADMASKRNVMHVPYRDSKLTRLLQPSLSGDALISVICTISPSPVNMAESISTLSFAQGLKRVLLSAQRKEVVDPEALIQQYQNEIAGLRALLQEKEQHPSSAPSKGGEKSNAEMENRLNELKSLILTSTTIGDGDAEAGLRPLSPSRLKYPQLDFDKTSVALREELHAAELRVSEQEEEIARLKAELEVRPLNPDQRCIELQDEVNQLRMIAADYERHLREPSRKVREDVDREWAGKYSKLESQLESKTIWANRLDENVRHVTAQKRILDARCKDAEAKLLAVFEWVNAALSETDPADDDYDDDDDDSDDLPALGGGPKRNPRISTDNDFGPNVTAEKLATLTLNASRMRRSGISNRDLQSEFQDWFKDSLSRPGPPKGKLLRDESVPVLASIDDSDDMF